A genome region from Methanobacterium subterraneum includes the following:
- a CDS encoding DUF63 family protein, whose product MVLDQITQYIQENFIYLHPGYTTLNTIVFGIILGMVILLIIRMFRWIDKDPKDLFIPIIPFIFFGSSARALVDNGIYPLTYLLVTPGIYLLTGISAILTLLGSVLIERKTDRDYRYIIFMVGVVMCLPNLYYIQHLDLGVVFQVMGSWVLVSVPFILLGFKWSLLKDKFNLSVLLAHLLDASSTFIAVDYYGYGEQHVLPNALTQMADSAIVMFPLKIAVILPSLYVIDTYVEDKTIRNMLKLAIFILGLAPGLRNFLSLAMGT is encoded by the coding sequence ATGGTTCTTGATCAAATCACACAGTACATCCAGGAGAACTTCATCTACCTGCATCCAGGTTACACCACCTTAAATACCATTGTTTTTGGTATAATCCTGGGCATGGTAATTCTCCTAATCATTCGAATGTTCCGCTGGATTGATAAAGACCCTAAAGACCTTTTTATACCAATCATTCCATTCATTTTCTTTGGATCCAGTGCACGGGCCCTGGTGGACAACGGCATATATCCCTTGACCTACCTCCTGGTCACTCCTGGAATATATCTTTTAACCGGAATTTCAGCTATTTTAACCCTTTTAGGATCAGTTTTAATTGAACGCAAGACTGACCGGGATTACCGTTATATCATTTTCATGGTGGGAGTAGTCATGTGCCTTCCTAACCTGTATTACATTCAACACCTCGACTTGGGAGTAGTATTCCAGGTAATGGGTTCATGGGTTCTGGTATCAGTACCATTCATATTATTGGGCTTTAAATGGAGTCTTTTGAAGGATAAATTCAACTTAAGTGTTCTTTTAGCTCATTTGCTTGATGCCAGTTCTACTTTTATTGCAGTGGACTACTATGGTTATGGTGAGCAGCATGTACTACCCAATGCCCTCACTCAGATGGCAGATAGTGCTATTGTAATGTTCCCCTTGAAAATAGCAGTGATACTACCTTCCCTATATGTTATTGACACCTACGTGGAGGATAAAACCATTCGGAACATGTTGAAACTGGCCATATTTATCTTGGGATTGGCACCAGGCCTTAGAAATTTCCTGAGCCTGGCCATGGGTACTTAG
- a CDS encoding PHP domain-containing protein, translated as MIIDPHIHSTYSGDSTAKVKDIVKHSRKIGLDAIAIADHNTLKGSEVALKEFGRMDDLVIIPAMEVSTSKGHIVALGISEEIPKGISPEETVELIRIQGGIAVAAHPFVTYREGLFTQVKFVDVDAMETLNSRYIFGYSNWRAKNMAKERNIPQIGASDAHFLGAIGSCVTELEADFSVDGIIQGILSGKTNVFGDRTPLPLILKEVINKKIRRI; from the coding sequence ATGATTATTGATCCCCATATTCACAGCACCTATTCTGGAGACTCCACTGCTAAGGTAAAGGATATAGTTAAACATTCCCGTAAGATTGGCTTGGATGCCATTGCCATTGCGGATCATAACACCCTTAAGGGCTCTGAAGTTGCCTTAAAGGAATTTGGCAGAATGGATGATCTGGTGATCATCCCGGCCATGGAGGTTTCCACCAGTAAGGGACATATCGTGGCCTTGGGTATCAGTGAAGAAATACCTAAGGGAATCTCCCCGGAGGAAACTGTGGAACTCATCAGAATTCAGGGAGGGATTGCAGTAGCTGCCCATCCCTTTGTTACCTACCGTGAAGGACTATTTACCCAGGTTAAATTTGTGGATGTGGATGCTATGGAAACCCTAAACTCCCGATACATTTTCGGATACTCTAACTGGCGGGCTAAGAACATGGCCAAAGAGAGGAACATTCCCCAGATTGGTGCCAGTGACGCTCACTTTCTAGGGGCCATTGGAAGCTGTGTTACTGAACTGGAAGCAGACTTCTCAGTGGATGGCATTATCCAGGGTATCCTTTCCGGTAAAACCAATGTCTTCGGAGATCGAACTCCACTGCCTCTTATCCTTAAAGAGGTTATAAATAAGAAGATTCGCAGAATTTGA